One window from the genome of Enterococcus haemoperoxidus ATCC BAA-382 encodes:
- the udk gene encoding uridine kinase, whose translation MKNTQPIVIGVTGGSGSGKTSVSRAIFNHFPNHSIMMLEQDSYYKDQSHLSFEERLTTNYDHPFAFDTDLLIEHLQQLINYQTIEKPVYDYVAHTRSSDIIIQEPKEVIILEGILILEDIRLRELMDIKLYVDTDDDIRIIRRIKRDMEERGRTLDSVIEQYLTVVKPMYHQFIEPTKRYADVIVPEGGENHVAIDLITTKVASILNEL comes from the coding sequence ATGAAAAATACTCAACCAATCGTGATTGGTGTTACTGGCGGTTCCGGCAGTGGGAAAACTAGTGTCAGTCGGGCGATTTTCAATCATTTTCCCAATCATTCTATCATGATGTTGGAACAAGATTCTTATTATAAAGATCAAAGCCATCTAAGTTTTGAAGAAAGATTAACCACTAATTATGATCATCCGTTTGCTTTTGATACGGATTTGCTGATCGAGCATTTACAACAACTGATAAACTATCAAACAATTGAAAAACCAGTGTATGATTATGTTGCGCATACACGTAGTTCTGATATTATCATTCAAGAACCAAAAGAAGTTATTATTTTAGAAGGTATTTTGATTTTGGAGGATATCCGTTTAAGAGAGTTAATGGATATTAAACTTTATGTTGACACAGATGATGATATCCGCATCATCCGCAGAATCAAACGTGATATGGAAGAGCGTGGAAGAACCTTAGATTCTGTTATTGAACAATATCTAACAGTAGTAAAACCCATGTATCATCAATTTATTGAACCAACGAAACGTTACGCAGATGTGATCGTTCCAGAAGGTGGAGAAAATCATGTGGCAATTGATTTAATCACAACAAAAGTAGCAAGTATTTTAAATGAATTATAA
- a CDS encoding ATP-binding cassette domain-containing protein has product MTVLDGTTIGFSSGKVYGILGKSGAGKTTLLALLAGLDKVNSGGIFFKNQNLENIDRDNYRRHEIGTVFQQYNVLSNETALTALKLCASSSVTQGNDYFYDALKKVGIDEKVANQKIKKISVSNQQRVYLAKAIVNDPEIVLIDEPAESLSELSLDMVMEYIRIYAKNENKCIIISSQSKAIAGYVDELWGLNGGKLSFIKDNVEQDKL; this is encoded by the coding sequence ATGACTGTACTGGATGGTACAACGATCGGTTTTTCATCTGGAAAGGTTTATGGCATTTTAGGGAAAAGCGGCGCAGGAAAAACTACCTTGCTTGCATTGCTTGCAGGCCTTGATAAAGTCAATTCAGGTGGCATTTTTTTTAAAAACCAAAATCTTGAGAACATTGATCGAGACAATTATCGTCGGCATGAAATTGGCACAGTTTTTCAACAGTACAATGTACTTTCAAATGAAACAGCTTTGACAGCACTTAAATTATGCGCGTCAAGCTCTGTTACACAAGGAAACGATTATTTCTATGATGCCTTAAAAAAAGTAGGAATCGATGAGAAGGTGGCCAATCAAAAAATCAAAAAAATATCTGTTTCCAACCAGCAAAGGGTTTATTTGGCCAAAGCAATAGTTAATGATCCAGAAATCGTCTTGATTGACGAACCCGCTGAGTCATTAAGTGAACTTTCATTAGATATGGTCATGGAGTACATACGTATATACGCAAAAAATGAAAATAAGTGCATCATCATCAGCTCTCAATCAAAAGCGATTGCTGGATATGTTGACGAATTATGGGGATTGAATGGTGGGAAACTATCATTTATCAAAGACAATGTAGAACAAGATAAGCTTTAG
- a CDS encoding 50S ribosomal protein L25/general stress protein Ctc, with protein sequence MSVSLEVKERAVRPRSLRNQLRHTGQVPAVVYGFEIESTPISVDQKELTKILRDNGANAVITMTIGGKKINTLLFKAQLDTFTNQMKHVEFLAVNMKETTEVEAEIVLVGESEGVKSGGELTQNLYNVLVSATPDKLPERVEVDITKLAIGDAITVADLPKSKDYDIITDGEEQILAVTEAKSATEEESSGEAAEPTVIGEKPE encoded by the coding sequence ATGTCAGTATCATTAGAAGTTAAAGAAAGAGCTGTCCGTCCACGTTCACTAAGAAATCAACTACGTCACACAGGTCAAGTTCCCGCCGTCGTTTATGGATTTGAAATTGAAAGTACACCTATTTCAGTTGATCAAAAAGAATTAACAAAAATTTTACGAGATAATGGTGCCAATGCTGTAATTACAATGACTATTGGTGGTAAAAAAATCAATACATTGCTGTTTAAAGCACAATTGGACACTTTCACAAATCAAATGAAGCATGTCGAATTTCTAGCTGTAAACATGAAAGAAACAACTGAAGTGGAAGCTGAGATCGTTCTTGTTGGTGAATCAGAAGGAGTTAAATCCGGTGGCGAACTAACACAAAACTTATATAATGTTTTAGTTTCAGCTACGCCAGATAAGTTACCAGAACGTGTAGAAGTCGATATTACTAAACTAGCAATCGGCGATGCAATTACAGTCGCTGACTTACCAAAAAGCAAAGATTACGATATTATTACCGATGGTGAAGAGCAAATCTTAGCCGTTACAGAAGCCAAATCTGCAACAGAAGAAGAAAGCTCTGGAGAAGCTGCTGAACCTACAGTAATTGGTGAAAAACCAGAATAA
- a CDS encoding 16S rRNA pseudouridine(516) synthase, whose product MRLDKLLEQEKIGSKRKVKALIRSKQVTVDGQVMMDESLNVDAALQDIFVGDKKIQQQTHVYYMLNKPQGVVTAVKDAQYQTVIDLIKTSDQRAGLYPIGRLDRDTEGLLLITDNGQLGYQLLLPHKKVSKRYEVIVNEQLTSRDCEAFAEGIVFSDGKRCKPAELIILSSTENKSNAYLDITEGKFHQVKKMFLSVGKKVIYLKRLSMGPIQLDQTLDLGEYRSLNKEELQALLPYFTIHKKEKSVEHEI is encoded by the coding sequence ATGCGTTTAGATAAATTATTAGAACAAGAAAAAATCGGATCGAAAAGAAAAGTCAAAGCCTTGATACGCAGTAAACAGGTCACGGTCGATGGACAGGTCATGATGGATGAGAGCTTAAATGTAGATGCAGCTTTACAAGATATTTTTGTTGGAGATAAAAAAATCCAGCAACAAACCCATGTTTATTATATGCTGAATAAACCTCAAGGTGTTGTGACAGCTGTTAAAGACGCTCAGTATCAAACGGTTATTGATTTAATCAAGACAAGTGATCAAAGAGCAGGACTTTATCCTATCGGCCGCTTAGATCGTGATACAGAAGGGTTACTGTTGATTACGGATAATGGTCAGTTAGGCTATCAGCTATTGTTGCCTCATAAAAAAGTCTCAAAGCGTTATGAAGTTATCGTTAATGAACAGTTAACATCGCGTGATTGTGAAGCCTTTGCTGAGGGAATCGTGTTTTCTGATGGTAAGCGCTGTAAGCCGGCAGAACTCATTATTTTGTCTTCGACAGAAAATAAAAGTAATGCTTATTTAGATATCACAGAAGGGAAATTCCATCAGGTCAAAAAAATGTTTTTGTCTGTAGGCAAAAAAGTGATTTATTTAAAACGGTTATCGATGGGACCAATCCAGCTAGATCAGACACTTGATTTAGGTGAATACCGTTCTTTAAACAAAGAAGAATTACAGGCATTACTCCCTTATTTTACGATTCATAAAAAAGAAAAGAGTGTGGAACATGAAATTTAA
- a CDS encoding sensor histidine kinase has translation MRVNFKISLTVLTFAFFVILIITGGFFAVKSNWSSLNIGQSIGSAIYIVNDANETIAQTQPAASIELKASELVSTQALDDIYLNSLLKYLPMIVLAVCSAILVLTMTLWFVLRRIYTKQMVTIIHDLQFLEKFSEDKVEDKSVAKAFKQLKDKFDGNLEDYKRLSSYLTHEQKNAIAILRANLELEHNETGNLHILDRLTDSIDDILTLSNSTEEVMSEQVDVSLICAEVCDTYRKSYPELTFSFDEIESTLIIGKNRWIYRAVSNLVDNAIKYGNGKPIEVSVNNQKGSVIVEIKDHGKGIDPEVHATIFNHNYRINGLKQDGYGIGLSVVSHVCDLCQGFVYVESKQNQGSTFYLSFPQIIES, from the coding sequence ATGCGAGTAAATTTTAAAATCAGTTTAACTGTGTTGACCTTTGCTTTTTTTGTTATTTTGATTATCACTGGTGGCTTTTTTGCAGTAAAAAGTAACTGGAGTTCACTGAATATCGGTCAATCGATCGGTTCAGCAATTTATATTGTAAACGATGCAAATGAAACCATTGCCCAAACACAACCGGCAGCCTCGATTGAACTTAAAGCGTCTGAATTAGTCAGCACACAAGCGCTGGATGATATTTATTTGAATAGTTTATTAAAGTATTTGCCAATGATTGTTCTAGCGGTGTGCTCAGCTATTTTAGTGTTGACTATGACATTATGGTTTGTTTTGCGACGAATCTATACGAAGCAAATGGTTACGATCATTCATGATCTACAGTTTTTAGAAAAATTTTCAGAAGATAAAGTTGAAGATAAATCCGTTGCTAAAGCATTCAAACAGTTAAAAGATAAATTTGACGGGAACTTAGAAGATTATAAGAGACTTAGTAGTTATCTTACTCATGAACAGAAAAATGCCATTGCGATTTTAAGAGCTAATTTGGAATTAGAACACAATGAAACGGGCAATCTACATATTCTCGATCGTCTGACGGATAGTATCGATGATATCTTAACTCTTTCAAACAGTACGGAAGAAGTAATGAGTGAACAGGTCGATGTTTCATTGATCTGTGCTGAAGTTTGTGATACGTATCGTAAAAGTTATCCTGAGCTTACATTTTCTTTTGATGAAATCGAATCGACCTTGATCATTGGCAAAAATCGTTGGATCTATCGGGCAGTATCAAATTTAGTAGATAATGCAATCAAGTATGGTAACGGCAAACCTATAGAAGTTTCTGTCAATAACCAAAAAGGTAGTGTTATTGTTGAGATCAAAGATCATGGAAAAGGAATTGATCCAGAAGTCCATGCAACTATTTTTAATCATAATTATCGAATCAACGGACTAAAACAAGATGGTTATGGTATCGGATTATCAGTCGTGTCCCATGTATGTGATTTATGCCAAGGCTTTGTTTACGTCGAAAGTAAACAAAATCAAGGCTCTACTTTTTATCTATCATTTCCACAAATTATCGAAAGTTAA
- a CDS encoding response regulator transcription factor, with protein sequence MRILIIEDNRELALSVQKGLEREKFLVDLAFSGLEGEEKAYVNNYDAILLDLNLPDKDGLSILNFLRDSTIDTPIIIITARDEIEERAKGLDFGADDYLVKPFELLELVARIRAVIRRFHGRSSPNIKIDQLMIDPVKRFVLYGETEVVLKPKEFDILLCIAQQHPAVVSTEVIAEHVYDENFDPFSSVLRVHLARLKKQLALASGKELLKTIRAKGYQLCE encoded by the coding sequence ATGAGAATTTTAATTATTGAGGACAATCGTGAACTGGCATTGTCAGTGCAAAAAGGATTAGAACGGGAAAAATTCTTAGTAGATCTGGCTTTTTCTGGATTAGAAGGAGAAGAAAAAGCCTACGTGAATAACTATGATGCTATATTATTAGATTTGAATTTACCTGATAAAGATGGGTTATCGATTTTAAATTTTTTAAGAGATTCAACTATAGATACGCCAATCATTATCATTACAGCGAGAGATGAAATTGAAGAAAGAGCAAAAGGACTTGATTTTGGAGCGGATGATTATTTAGTAAAACCATTTGAATTATTGGAATTAGTTGCGCGCATCCGTGCGGTTATTAGGCGTTTTCATGGACGATCATCGCCTAATATCAAGATCGATCAATTGATGATCGATCCTGTAAAGCGTTTTGTTTTGTATGGGGAGACAGAAGTTGTGTTAAAGCCAAAAGAGTTTGATATTTTATTATGTATTGCTCAACAGCATCCAGCAGTAGTATCCACAGAGGTGATTGCCGAACATGTCTATGATGAAAATTTTGATCCATTTTCTTCTGTCTTGCGTGTCCATCTTGCCAGGTTAAAAAAACAACTTGCCTTAGCATCTGGAAAAGAATTACTTAAAACCATTCGTGCGAAAGGATATCAATTATGCGAGTAA
- a CDS encoding ABC transporter permease, with translation MFVFKHAFLNLRRHIWNYLLVGVMLFLLIFGTMVTNTIYTSAKLFTKNYSKQFKTIVTILEPDLSNLTHEKKLTKEQYIKFGESKYVNGMKMIGTTPISFDTLKAIPSSFPFQNVKGIESEEHYDQATANWIGAESADLVKELTESGMEISAGSNVLKHNECLVNSEFAQLNQLKIGDSIQVFLTGNEKTEKQTLVIAGMYQPNKQVQASGTSQLTRAKGNDIFTNWETLDAMKEFDYSGYNSVSYELKNADMLDEFLKEMKANGLPSEYQVMTNEANMKLFLSPINGLGTLAGTILLGFLIFGNFGLALFSIRKFKQRQTEIYVFRSIGITNQQIIKSRAIELVIVTCVSFSLAFVAVKEFVQPIADWQLGNQRRLTGNIDQLFSLVASEKKESITSIPMVIDANSFITIFGITSLFLITIMSIDCYKVFKFESIEFLLERKLDE, from the coding sequence ATGTTCGTCTTTAAACATGCTTTCTTAAATCTTAGAAGACATATTTGGAATTATTTACTAGTCGGTGTCATGTTATTTCTTTTGATTTTTGGGACAATGGTTACAAACACCATCTATACTTCTGCTAAACTATTTACAAAAAATTACAGTAAGCAGTTTAAGACCATAGTAACAATTCTAGAACCAGATTTAAGTAATTTAACGCATGAAAAAAAACTAACAAAAGAACAATATATCAAATTTGGAGAGTCTAAGTATGTAAATGGAATGAAAATGATTGGTACAACTCCTATTTCATTTGACACGTTAAAAGCAATCCCAAGCTCATTCCCGTTTCAAAATGTGAAGGGGATTGAAAGCGAAGAGCATTACGATCAAGCCACTGCTAATTGGATTGGTGCTGAATCGGCTGATCTTGTAAAAGAGCTCACCGAAAGTGGGATGGAAATCAGTGCAGGAAGCAATGTCCTAAAACACAATGAGTGTTTGGTCAATAGTGAATTTGCTCAGTTGAATCAACTTAAAATAGGAGATTCGATTCAAGTATTTTTAACAGGAAATGAAAAAACGGAGAAACAAACACTGGTAATTGCCGGAATGTATCAACCGAATAAACAAGTCCAAGCATCTGGAACAAGTCAGTTGACGAGGGCTAAGGGAAATGATATTTTTACGAATTGGGAAACGTTAGATGCTATGAAAGAGTTTGATTACTCAGGTTATAACAGCGTATCGTATGAATTAAAAAACGCGGATATGTTGGATGAATTTTTAAAAGAAATGAAAGCCAACGGTTTGCCTAGTGAGTACCAAGTGATGACCAATGAAGCGAACATGAAACTATTTTTAAGTCCTATTAATGGATTAGGGACACTGGCAGGAACAATTCTGCTGGGATTCTTAATTTTCGGTAACTTTGGGTTAGCATTATTTTCAATTCGGAAGTTTAAACAACGGCAAACAGAAATTTATGTGTTCCGTAGTATTGGAATAACCAATCAACAAATAATCAAAAGTCGAGCAATTGAATTAGTGATAGTTACGTGCGTTAGTTTTAGTTTAGCGTTTGTGGCTGTAAAAGAATTCGTACAACCAATTGCTGATTGGCAATTAGGAAATCAAAGACGATTGACGGGGAATATTGACCAGCTATTTAGTTTAGTGGCTAGTGAAAAAAAAGAATCCATAACGTCTATTCCTATGGTGATCGATGCTAATTCTTTCATCACTATTTTTGGAATTACCAGCTTATTTTTGATTACGATCATGTCTATTGACTGCTATAAAGTATTTAAATTTGAATCAATTGAATTTTTGTTAGAAAGGAAATTAGACGAGTGA
- a CDS encoding PASTA domain-containing protein yields the protein MSDFLSNFNKSNYDNTKEKKIQEDTDKEELTNQRATGSSLNEPIDKRTSEPPNKIGPVNVAEPKGDTPNTEQETTSQTRRSQSADETEIDPTYHKKRKRKFLLIGIGSFLVLCILYFGYYQMTHVALPDFTGKELAEARTWATENKVKLKVDQTYSKEVEANKVISQKVKKGSKIKKGAELTINVSTGADPEEKLKLPDFMTMKKSEVEKWIKDNKAENISLIDEYSDSLEKGKAARFEIVNKEVTKENYKRKDKANMYYSKGKETFEKNISVPDFTKKMKTEVESWAKTNDIKVTYEEASSAEIPAESIISQSIAKDQKVAKKDSLTVTVSLGKGYTVPNFADYTQEEAGTAIEGLTVQAKSVFTNNVPYGQLISQSVEAGTQLTSKDDLKVKVYYSAGQPYLKDLRGSTVEGDLQKQFYDEFQSKGANIQYTVRYVDSAEPKGTVVGMSAYNLYVPLEYTVSLDVSLGNLAGASNYAPKSSEKGPESGPSPKNEAK from the coding sequence ATGAGTGATTTTTTATCTAATTTCAATAAATCGAATTACGATAATACCAAAGAAAAAAAGATACAGGAAGACACTGATAAAGAAGAGCTAACGAATCAGAGAGCAACAGGATCTTCACTAAATGAACCGATTGATAAAAGAACGAGTGAGCCGCCAAACAAAATAGGACCAGTCAATGTAGCTGAACCTAAAGGAGATACTCCTAATACGGAACAAGAAACAACTTCTCAAACACGTAGAAGTCAGTCAGCAGATGAAACAGAAATAGACCCGACCTATCATAAGAAAAGGAAACGAAAGTTTTTACTGATTGGAATTGGGAGCTTTTTAGTGCTGTGTATCTTGTATTTTGGTTATTATCAAATGACACATGTTGCTCTTCCAGATTTTACTGGAAAAGAGTTGGCCGAAGCACGAACTTGGGCAACTGAAAATAAAGTGAAATTAAAAGTGGATCAAACTTATAGTAAAGAAGTAGAAGCGAATAAAGTAATCTCACAAAAAGTAAAAAAAGGCAGCAAAATCAAAAAAGGTGCTGAATTAACGATCAACGTAAGTACAGGTGCTGACCCAGAAGAAAAATTGAAGTTGCCTGATTTTATGACGATGAAAAAATCAGAAGTTGAAAAATGGATTAAAGATAATAAAGCAGAAAATATTTCTTTAATCGATGAATACAGTGATTCCTTGGAAAAAGGCAAAGCTGCGCGCTTTGAAATCGTCAATAAAGAAGTGACAAAAGAAAATTATAAGCGCAAAGATAAAGCCAATATGTATTATTCTAAAGGTAAAGAAACCTTTGAAAAAAATATCTCAGTTCCTGATTTTACGAAAAAAATGAAGACCGAAGTTGAAAGTTGGGCCAAAACAAATGACATAAAAGTGACGTATGAAGAAGCAAGCTCAGCCGAAATTCCAGCAGAAAGTATCATTTCTCAGAGTATTGCTAAAGATCAAAAAGTTGCTAAAAAAGACAGTTTGACCGTGACAGTCTCTTTAGGCAAAGGCTACACTGTTCCGAACTTTGCAGACTATACCCAAGAAGAAGCTGGGACAGCAATAGAAGGACTGACAGTTCAAGCGAAAAGTGTCTTTACGAATAATGTTCCGTATGGGCAATTGATTTCTCAAAGTGTTGAAGCAGGAACCCAGTTAACAAGCAAAGATGATTTGAAAGTAAAAGTTTACTATTCAGCTGGACAACCTTATCTTAAAGATTTAAGAGGGAGTACAGTGGAAGGCGATTTGCAAAAGCAATTTTATGACGAATTCCAATCAAAAGGCGCTAATATTCAATACACTGTCAGATATGTTGACTCTGCAGAACCTAAAGGCACAGTGGTGGGCATGAGTGCTTATAATTTATATGTACCATTGGAATACACTGTATCGTTGGATGTCAGCTTAGGAAATTTAGCAGGTGCGTCAAACTACGCGCCTAAATCTTCTGAAAAAGGTCCTGAAAGTGGGCCTTCCCCCAAAAATGAGGCTAAATAA
- a CDS encoding ABC transporter permease — protein sequence MNYWNRALCSVARRKGKSVILFAVIFILGNVIAGSIAIQQSTANVEKKIKHDLGATVSVEMDYQKIMDEGQSSSPSALKVEDIKKMGESTYVKEFDYNVQTNLFVKKIKTYEMENASTMGGMPQTLSLKGTNLLEPLDFKDKKVNLVEGRMFKQDEINSGKDVAVVSKKFAEANGFNVGDKVVLDSSVMDFKQDGSTEELASQDHPVEIIGIFEPTSVEKKKSDGKDQKGGIQEQFMETAQFNTLYMPNDAVMNINKIEFEKGKELVPDRYKKADGTDMSVEDMNQITPVYVLKAPEDIEAFKEEVKSMIPDGYKLTASSDQYDQVGGTFKKMSQISGYVVLLAIGATLLIISLVVILFLRDRKHELGIYLSLGETRAKVMQQILIELLLISLVAMCLSLVTGNILGKLVSESLIASDAFSQTSDAASQGGAMVVGGGMNMPTLTTEDVSSAYEVKFSISYIVTFLIAGLSTVLLSAILPLTYVLRLNPKKIMM from the coding sequence ATGAACTATTGGAATCGAGCGCTGTGCAGTGTTGCAAGAAGAAAAGGGAAATCAGTTATTTTATTTGCAGTTATTTTTATATTAGGAAATGTTATTGCAGGATCAATCGCAATTCAGCAATCTACTGCAAATGTCGAAAAGAAAATCAAACATGACCTAGGTGCAACCGTGAGTGTCGAGATGGATTATCAAAAGATAATGGATGAAGGTCAATCATCTTCACCCTCAGCTTTAAAGGTTGAGGACATTAAAAAAATGGGTGAATCGACCTACGTAAAAGAATTTGACTATAACGTGCAGACAAATCTTTTTGTGAAAAAAATCAAAACTTATGAAATGGAAAATGCGTCGACTATGGGCGGTATGCCCCAGACGCTGAGCCTTAAAGGAACTAACTTACTAGAACCATTGGATTTTAAAGATAAAAAGGTAAATCTTGTTGAAGGTCGAATGTTTAAGCAAGATGAAATCAACAGTGGTAAAGATGTTGCGGTCGTCTCAAAGAAATTTGCGGAAGCAAATGGGTTCAACGTAGGGGACAAAGTAGTATTAGATAGCTCAGTCATGGATTTTAAACAAGATGGATCGACGGAAGAGTTAGCATCTCAAGACCACCCTGTAGAGATTATTGGTATATTTGAACCTACGAGTGTTGAAAAGAAAAAATCAGATGGAAAAGATCAAAAAGGCGGTATCCAAGAGCAGTTCATGGAAACAGCGCAATTTAATACATTATACATGCCAAATGATGCTGTAATGAATATCAACAAAATAGAATTTGAAAAAGGGAAAGAACTAGTACCAGATCGCTATAAAAAAGCAGATGGTACAGATATGTCAGTTGAAGATATGAATCAAATCACGCCTGTATACGTACTAAAAGCGCCAGAGGATATTGAAGCCTTTAAAGAAGAAGTAAAATCAATGATTCCAGACGGATATAAGTTAACAGCTTCAAGTGATCAATATGATCAAGTAGGCGGAACATTTAAAAAAATGTCTCAAATCTCTGGCTACGTAGTGCTTTTAGCCATCGGTGCCACTTTGTTGATCATTTCGTTAGTGGTCATCCTCTTCTTACGTGACCGTAAACATGAATTAGGAATCTATCTATCATTGGGCGAAACAAGAGCGAAAGTGATGCAACAAATTCTGATTGAATTATTACTCATTAGTCTAGTTGCTATGTGTTTGTCCTTAGTTACAGGGAATATTCTTGGAAAATTAGTTTCAGAATCTTTGATTGCCAGTGATGCATTTTCACAAACTAGCGATGCAGCAAGCCAAGGTGGTGCGATGGTGGTTGGTGGTGGAATGAATATGCCAACATTAACAACGGAAGATGTATCGAGTGCTTATGAAGTGAAATTCTCAATTAGTTATATCGTGACGTTCTTGATTGCAGGATTAAGTACAGTTTTATTATCTGCGATTTTACCTTTAACGTATGTTTTGCGGTTAAATCCAAAGAAAATCATGATGTAG
- a CDS encoding ABC transporter ATP-binding protein — translation MTILQTKNVSYFYQDGDKRRMILQDTSINFEQGQFYTILGQSGSGKTTFLSLISALDEPKSGEVLYKGQNINKIGLEKYRRDYISIIFQSYNLVPYLTALENVLVAMSITDNDMPKDNREVAYNLLDYIGINKAKADRLVGQLSGGEQQRVAIARALATNVDIILADEPTGNLDEGMEQEIVDIFKDLAETHNKCVVVVTHSNEIAKQSDKTYFLKQGELMLNE, via the coding sequence ATGACTATTTTACAAACAAAAAACGTAAGCTACTTTTATCAAGATGGAGACAAGCGGCGAATGATTTTACAAGATACATCGATCAATTTTGAACAAGGGCAATTTTATACGATTCTAGGCCAATCTGGTTCAGGAAAAACAACATTCCTTTCGTTGATCAGTGCATTGGATGAACCCAAATCTGGCGAAGTTTTATACAAGGGACAAAATATCAATAAAATTGGACTGGAAAAATATCGCCGAGACTATATCAGTATTATTTTTCAAAGTTACAATTTAGTTCCGTATCTAACAGCATTAGAAAATGTTTTAGTGGCGATGTCGATCACAGACAATGATATGCCAAAAGATAATCGTGAAGTAGCATATAATTTATTGGATTATATCGGAATCAATAAAGCGAAAGCTGATCGCTTGGTGGGACAACTATCAGGTGGTGAACAGCAACGTGTGGCAATCGCTAGAGCTTTAGCAACGAATGTCGATATTATTCTTGCTGATGAGCCGACAGGGAATTTAGATGAAGGAATGGAACAAGAAATCGTGGATATTTTTAAAGATTTGGCTGAAACTCATAATAAATGTGTGGTTGTTGTAACCCACTCGAATGAAATAGCAAAACAGTCAGATAAAACCTATTTTCTTAAGCAAGGTGAGTTGATGCTGAATGAGTGA
- a CDS encoding GNAT family N-acetyltransferase: MTIRKIQVLQAAHYDLLLLADPDEHLVDGYVKRGLCFEALSNGVIVGVLVLLPTRPKTLEIVNIAVSETSQGQGIGKTLIQFALAHAKNHHYQTVEIGTGSTSFGQLYLYQKCGFRMTSIDRDFFLRHYEEEIIENKLVLKDMVRLSIDV; the protein is encoded by the coding sequence ATGACGATTAGAAAAATTCAAGTACTTCAAGCAGCTCACTATGATTTATTATTATTAGCTGATCCAGATGAACATTTAGTTGACGGTTATGTAAAACGCGGCTTATGTTTTGAAGCTCTTTCCAACGGAGTAATCGTAGGTGTTTTAGTCTTGCTTCCCACACGTCCTAAAACATTGGAGATCGTCAACATTGCTGTCTCTGAAACATCTCAAGGTCAAGGAATAGGAAAAACATTGATCCAGTTTGCATTAGCTCATGCTAAAAATCATCACTATCAAACAGTTGAAATTGGCACTGGCAGTACTAGCTTTGGGCAATTGTATCTGTATCAAAAATGTGGCTTTCGTATGACAAGTATTGATCGTGATTTTTTTCTACGTCATTATGAAGAAGAAATTATTGAAAATAAGTTAGTTTTGAAAGATATGGTGCGATTGAGCATTGATGTATAA
- a CDS encoding YjjG family noncanonical pyrimidine nucleotidase gives MKFKTLLFDVDDTLLDFQLTEKKALQALFQQEELTLTDEIEATYKKINSQLWRDFEQGKTDKKTVTDTRFSLLFAELDKKVDGKKMGEQYRYHLSQGHDLLGNSKEIIERLKPDYELYIVTNGVAKTQYQRLNDSNMTAFFNDIFVSEEVGYQKPMKEYFDFVFERIPSFDREKTLIIGDSLASDIQGGNLAKIQTLWLNPSKQPATKEIQPTYEISRLDDIFNVLE, from the coding sequence ATGAAATTTAAAACATTATTATTTGATGTTGATGATACATTACTAGACTTTCAACTAACAGAAAAAAAAGCACTGCAGGCGCTTTTTCAACAAGAAGAACTGACCTTAACAGATGAAATAGAAGCAACATATAAAAAGATCAACAGTCAATTGTGGCGGGACTTTGAGCAAGGGAAGACAGATAAAAAGACGGTTACAGATACTCGGTTTAGTTTATTATTTGCTGAGTTGGATAAAAAAGTGGACGGGAAAAAAATGGGTGAGCAGTATCGCTATCATTTAAGTCAAGGACACGATTTACTGGGAAATAGTAAAGAAATTATTGAACGACTTAAACCAGATTATGAGTTGTATATTGTGACAAATGGTGTGGCTAAAACACAGTATCAGCGATTGAACGATTCTAATATGACAGCTTTTTTCAACGATATTTTTGTATCAGAAGAAGTGGGGTATCAAAAACCGATGAAGGAATATTTTGATTTTGTTTTTGAACGAATTCCTAGTTTTGATCGGGAAAAAACATTGATTATTGGGGATTCACTAGCTTCAGATATTCAGGGAGGTAATTTGGCTAAGATTCAGACTCTTTGGTTAAATCCATCAAAACAACCAGCAACGAAAGAGATTCAACCAACTTATGAAATTAGTCGTTTAGACGATATATTTAATGTTTTAGAATAA